In a single window of the Callithrix jacchus isolate 240 chromosome 1, calJac240_pri, whole genome shotgun sequence genome:
- the LOC100388387 gene encoding poly(rC)-binding protein 1 isoform X1 — MDAGVTESGLNVTLTIRLLMHGKEVGSIIGKKGESVKRIRKESGARIKILEGNCPERIITLTGPTNAIFKAFAMIIYKLEEDINSSMTKSTAASRLVTLRLVVPATQCGSLIGKGGCKIKEIRKSTGAQVQVAGDMLPNSTERAITIAGVPQSVTKCVKQICLVMLETLSHSPQGKVKTILYQPMPSRSPVTCAGGQDRCSDAAGYPHATHDLEGPPLDAYSIQGQHTISPLNLAKLNQVARQQSHFAMMHGGTGFAGIDSSSPEVKGYWASLDASTQITHELTIPNNLIGCIIGRQGTNINEIRQMSGAQIKIANPVEGSSGRQITITGSAASISLAQYLIKARLSSEKGMGCSWNSVGSLDNPFLLFSHDPTV; from the coding sequence ATGGATGCCGGTGTGACTGAAAGTGGACTAAACGTGACTCTCACCATTCGGCTTCTTATGCACGGAAAGGAAGTAGGAAGCATCATTGGAAAGAAAGGGGAGTCGGTTAAGAGGATCCGCAAGGAGAGTGGAGCGCGGATCAAAATCTTGGAGGGGAATTGTCCGGAGAGAATCATCACTCTGACCGGCCCCACCAATGCCATCTTTAAGGCTTTCGCTATGATCATCTACAAGCTGGAGGAAGATATCAACAGCTCCATGACCAAGAGTACCGCGGCCAGCAGGCTGGTCACCCTGAGACTGGTGGTGCCGGCCACCCAGTGCGGCTCCCTGATTGGGAAAGGCGGGTGTAAGATCAAAGAGATCCGCAAGAGTACGGGGGCGCAGGTCCAGGTGGCGGGGGATATGCTGCCCAACTCCACCGAGCGGGCCATCACCATCGCTGGCGTGCCTCAGTCTGTTACCAAGTGTGTCAAGCAGATATGCCTGGTCATGCTGGAGACGCTCTCCCACTCTCCGCAAGGGAAAGTCAAGACCATTCTGTACCAGCCCATGCCGTCCCGCTCCCCAGTCACCTGCGCCGGCGGTCAAGATCGGTGCAGCGACGCTGCGGGCTACCCCCACGCCACCCATGACTTGGAGGGACCACCTCTAGATGCCTACTCGATTCAAGGACAACACACCATTTCTCCGCTCAATCTGGCCAAGCTGAACCAGGTGGCAAGACAACAGTCTCACTTTGCCATGATGCACGGCGGGACCGGATTTGCCGGAATTGACTCCAGCTCTCCAGAGGTGAAAGGCTATTGGGCAAGTTTGGATGCATCTACTCAAATCACCCATGAACTCACCATTCCAAATAACTTAATTGGCTGCATAATCGGGCGCCAAGGCACCAACATTAATGAGATTCGCCAGATGTCCGGGGCCCAGATCAAAATTGCCAACCCAGTGGAAGGCTCCTCTGGTAGGCAGATTACTATCACTGGCTCTGCTGCCAGTATTAGTCTGGCCCAGTATCTAATCAAAGCCAGGCTTTCCTCTGAGAAAGGCATGGGGTGCAGCTGGAACAGTGTAGGTTCCCTCGATAACCCCTTTCTGCTGTTTTCCCATGATCCAACTGTGTAA
- the LOC100388387 gene encoding poly(rC)-binding protein 1 isoform X2 — protein MDAGVTESGLNVTLTIRLLMHGKEVGSIIGKKGESVKRIRKESGARIKILEGNCPERIITLTGPTNAIFKAFAMIIYKLEEDINSSMTKSTAASRLVTLRLVVPATQCGSLIGKGGCKIKEIRKSTGAQVQVAGDMLPNSTERAITIAGVPQSVTKCVKQICLVMLETLSHSPQGKVKTILYQPMPSRSPVTCAGGQDRCSDAAGYPHATHDLEGPPLDAYSIQGQHTISPLNLAKLNQVARQQSHFAMMHGGTGFAGIDSSSPEVKGYWASLDASTQITHELTIPNNLIGCIIGRQGTNINEIRQMSGAQIKIANPVEGSSGEVSSQKNLKLIVPATQEAQVKGSHEPRSSNLAT, from the coding sequence ATGGATGCCGGTGTGACTGAAAGTGGACTAAACGTGACTCTCACCATTCGGCTTCTTATGCACGGAAAGGAAGTAGGAAGCATCATTGGAAAGAAAGGGGAGTCGGTTAAGAGGATCCGCAAGGAGAGTGGAGCGCGGATCAAAATCTTGGAGGGGAATTGTCCGGAGAGAATCATCACTCTGACCGGCCCCACCAATGCCATCTTTAAGGCTTTCGCTATGATCATCTACAAGCTGGAGGAAGATATCAACAGCTCCATGACCAAGAGTACCGCGGCCAGCAGGCTGGTCACCCTGAGACTGGTGGTGCCGGCCACCCAGTGCGGCTCCCTGATTGGGAAAGGCGGGTGTAAGATCAAAGAGATCCGCAAGAGTACGGGGGCGCAGGTCCAGGTGGCGGGGGATATGCTGCCCAACTCCACCGAGCGGGCCATCACCATCGCTGGCGTGCCTCAGTCTGTTACCAAGTGTGTCAAGCAGATATGCCTGGTCATGCTGGAGACGCTCTCCCACTCTCCGCAAGGGAAAGTCAAGACCATTCTGTACCAGCCCATGCCGTCCCGCTCCCCAGTCACCTGCGCCGGCGGTCAAGATCGGTGCAGCGACGCTGCGGGCTACCCCCACGCCACCCATGACTTGGAGGGACCACCTCTAGATGCCTACTCGATTCAAGGACAACACACCATTTCTCCGCTCAATCTGGCCAAGCTGAACCAGGTGGCAAGACAACAGTCTCACTTTGCCATGATGCACGGCGGGACCGGATTTGCCGGAATTGACTCCAGCTCTCCAGAGGTGAAAGGCTATTGGGCAAGTTTGGATGCATCTACTCAAATCACCCATGAACTCACCATTCCAAATAACTTAATTGGCTGCATAATCGGGCGCCAAGGCACCAACATTAATGAGATTCGCCAGATGTCCGGGGCCCAGATCAAAATTGCCAACCCAGTGGAAGGCTCCTCTG